AGCGCACCTACCGGCTTCGTCAGGCTCACATGGACCGATCGGTAGTGTATCTGCGCAAAATGGAAAATGAACAGAATTTTGAGATAAAGATGAAAAGTGCCTATGAACGATTTAAAAACAGTCAGCGAAGACTGCAGAGAACAGTGAACATACAAAAACTTGCCGATAGAGGCCACTCGGTGGCGGCTTTATCCTATGAAAACGGCTTAGTAACTATCCTTGAATTGAGAAACGCCCAGCTTGAAGTTAAAAAGGCGAGGATTGCTCACAATTCAGCACTGTTAGACTACCATGCAGCTCTTATTGAGCTTAAAATCCTGATGGGTGATAACAACTTCTGATTGATAACACCCAATAGGGGTAACAGGCGCCTCCCTCAGTACCACACACGCTGATAGGTACCCTGGGGAAAATTTTTCTCCACATCCCACACCCTGAGAGATACCCGGCGGAAATTTTTCTCCCTATCCCACACCCTGTGAGATACCCTGCGGAAATTTTTCTCCCTATCCCACACCCTGTGAGATACCATGCGGAAATTTTTCTCCCTATCCCACACCCTATGAGATACCCTGCGGAAATTTTTCTCCCTATCCCACACCCTATGAGATACCCTGCGGAAATTTCTCTCCCTATCCCACACCCTGTGAGATACCCTGCGGAAATTTCTCTCCCTATCCCACACCCTGTGAGATACCCTGCGGAAATTTCTCTCTGTATCCCACACCCTGTGAGATACCCTGCGGAAATTTCTCTCTGTATCCCACACCCTGAGGTATCGCCGGGCAAAGTTTAGTCTCCCGATCCCACACCCTGTGGTATCGCCGGACAAAGCTTTGTCTCCCGATCCCACACCCTGCGGTATCGCCGGACAAAGCTTTGTCTCCCGATCCCACACCCTGAGGTGTCGCCGGACAAAGTTTGTCTCCCGATCCCACACCCTGAGGTAGTGCTGGACAATGTTTTGTCTGCGTATCTCACACCCTGTGCGATGCCCGGCCGAAAGGGCGTGTCATAATTTTTGTGTATATAGATTTTTTATGTTGTTTTCTTTGTTTATTCTTTCCGCAAAATCAGGATATACTCCACATTTAAATTCAAATACCTAATTCACTCATTCCAAATTCCAAATTCTTATTACGTGTCGCCCGAGGCGAAGGTGGCCACCCCCCAGCGAGGCCTGATGGTAAGTGGAAGGTTCCTCACGGGGGCGCCATGAAACGTGCTTGCCCCGTGTAAGCGTGAATGGTGTGATGCGAAGCGGGACAGCGAACAAGCGCTTCGCGCAGCACCTTCTGGCGCATGCCGCGACTCTTGTTGCTGTAGAAGCCGTAGTAGCGCAATTGGTGTTCGCCCTTTATTTCTGCAGAATTAACTGGGCCTGGTTTTGTCTTTTTAGTGATGAAAGAGGCCACCTTTCAACACTGACTTTTTACCTTACTATCGGATGTCCAAAGGAGTGCATAGCATCACCACTTCCACTATCATTTACAACAAACCTATAATACCCGGCGGACAGGTTCATCTGTTCCGGTGATAGTACAAAATAACCATCATTCAGTTCTGCAAGCCATTGCCCAACTCTCTTACCGGACAGGTTAAAAACGGCTATCCTGATTGTGCCATTTGCCTTTGTGTCCGGCAGTAGAAATTGGAGGGAACCATTTGGCAAAGCCTGCACTGTACCTGAAAAAGATCTCCGAATTTCACGGTTAGTCACTGAGGATGTTTCTTCTAACGCAGTGAGGAACATATCAAGCGGGACAGAAACACCCAAATAATCCCTGTGGATAATCTCATCATTGTCATTTAAAAAGAAGGCATCAGGGGGAATGAATATATTATCTATGCGGCCACCTGACCAAATACCCCAGCCAGCAGGGGCCGGGGGACAATTGCTTTTGTACCCAACGTTTCCCTCAAGCATTGTCAGATCATCAGAAATATCATTTGAAAAACCTAAAACCCTGTTTCCGCAAAGAGAAGCGTAAGGTTTAGCGTCACGCTGTATAATTGAAAAACTGTAATTATCGTGAATTCGACTGTCTTTCTGTTTGAGTACTGTTTCTATTTGCACATAGATGCTGTCTTCTTTTACAAACTCAAAGGGATCACAATCCGGATCATCATCTAAACAAAGACGAATTCTGATTGAGTTGGAGTAATCCAAAGCACATGAGTCTGCTGTTGCAATGAACACGTTGTCATGACTGTTGTACCGATCTAAAATCTTTTCGAGCATTTCACTTCTGCTGATAGTATCTCCGGGCGGAGATTCTGTTCCAGTAGGATATATACCATGTCTTTTTACCACCTGAAGATCAGGCTGAGTGGAGATGGTATCGAGTCCTATTATAAAAACATAGGAATTGCAGGATGCCCAGCAGTTTTGCAGGAGGACTAAAATAAAAAAACAGACTGTGTAAATGATGTGAGTAGGTTTATTCATTCGGTTTTTCTCCTTACCGATGGATAATGGATAGGGGTTTTCTTTTTCTACGCTCACGCCATAACCGAGACTAAATTGAGGGCGCCACCCGTCCAAACGAAGGTTGGGCGCCTCTTATCGTTTTTTTTTCGGCGTTGGCCTCGGGCATGTCGATGTTTTAATATAGCTGTTTTTGTCCCGTAGGGCAACGATTTTGGGTTCCGGGTATGGCTCACGCAGAGGCCTCTTGGCGGCAGGTCGGTTTCAGATACATACTTTGTGAAGTATCCCGGAACGCAGGTCAGTGCCCCGAACTGGGAATCAGCAACAGCAACGGGCGGCGGCCCTCGCTGCATGGGCTCCTTCCACAGCTATAGTGCTTCAGGATGTTCTCCACGACATGGGGTTGTCGATCATGGTCAATCAGCGCCACGACTTTCATTTTTTTCAACTCATTAAACCTGCGTGTATCAGTTGTACTGCGATTATTTGAGACGCGCCGTTCCATATCCAGCTTAGCTTAATAAAACCTTGTAATTTGGCTGTGGTTTTGTTACATTTAAAGAAAACCATTAAGAATGGAGTATACTATGTCTGTTACAGCTATTAAATTAACGATCTGTATGTTGTGTACATTCTGCTTTGTCTCTGCACAAAATTCCACTATTAACGGAATCATTACAAATAATGAAACCGATAGTCCTGTAACAGAAGCAAAGGTAGTACTAACGATCAGAACAGCTACTGGTTATGGTGGCGTCAACTTTTTTGAAAGGATCGACAGCGTTTTTACGGATGAAACAGGGGAGTACTCTTTTACAGAACTCGCTGCGGGATTTTACGTCGTTGCAGTTAGCGGTGGCGGGTATCAATCTCAGACAAAAAGCACCGACCTTTCTAACAATCAAAACAGTATCATCAATTTTTCTCTAACACCCACTTCCGGGACCTCTGCAGGTACGCTTGTTTTGGTTGTGCGCAGTGCTGGTGACAGTTCGGGTATAGAAGGGGTGACAGTTGTTGTTCAAGCCGATGATTATCAGGCAGACCCGAGCAGTAAATTTACCGATTCAGACGGATCGGTTACTTTCTCCGATATGATAGCGGGAAGCTACACAATAAACATCTCAAAAGAGGGCTACTCTGATCGGTCTCACAAAATAGATTTGGGTGAGAATGTAACCTATACAGTGAATGTGTATCTAGGGCAGGCATCATCGGTGTGGAATAGCCCCCAGACAAAAGGTCGGAATGTTGGTAGAGATCAAACCGGCACAGTATTCACACTCAATGGCAGAAAAGCCATACACAGCTCCTCAGGCACCCTGCCTGCTTCATCGTCAATTTACATAAGGTCCTATGGGGATGAGCGTAATGCTGTGAGAGATCTCAATCTCAGGTAGGATTTGACCAGAAAAAAAGTACTCTTTCTTGTCGCAACTAAAAATTCCTGCGGTTCTGGAAAAAGTAATTTTCTTTTTCTCCGCTCACGCCATAACCGTAACTAAACTGAGGGCCGCCACCCGTGCAAACGAAGGATGGGCGCCTCTTATCGTTTTTTTTTGGCACACTTTCAAGAGCCTCATTATAAGAGACTTGGCATATTCGGCCCTTTTCCCCAGGCTAAAAAAGACGATGTTCGACATCATGGCGCAAACTCATGATTTCCATGAATGTTTCTTTGCTGCTGATTGTGGTTTCGATCACAGCAAGACTTAATGCTCAGGTGAAAGTAATCTTTTCTTTCGGGTTTCTCTCCGTGTGATTGCCAAACACCCCCTAAAAGATGTTTTATAGCCCAAAATTTGAGAAACACGGGGTAATTTGTGAGAAACATCATAGTGTGAGTGAGAAACATCACCCTTGCAATGAGAAACATGCCTAAAAATTTGAGAAACATACCTAAAAATCTGAGAAACACGGCATGCACGCTGAGAAACATACCCATTTCAGTGAGAAACACGCTCAAAAACGGAGTGCATAAGGCATGTTTCTCACTGTTCGGGGCATGTTTCTCACTGTTCGGGGCATGTTTCTCACTGTTCGGGGCATGTTTCTCACTGTTCGGGGCATGTTTCTCACTGTACGGGGCATGTTTCTCACTGTACGGGGCATGTTTCTCACTGTACGGGGCATGTTTCTCACTGTTCGGGGCATGTTTCTCACTGTTCGGGGCATGTTTCTCACTGTTCGGGGCATGTTTCTCACTGTTCGGGGCATGTTTCTCACTGTTCGGGGTATGTTTCTCACTATTCGGGGTATGTTTCTCACTATTCGGGGTATGTTTCTCACTATTCGGGGTATGTTTCTCACTATTCGGGGTATGTTTCTCACTATTCGGGGTATGTTTCTCACTATTCGTGACATGTTTCTCACTATTCGTAACATGTTTCTCGGGAGTGTATATTTTTTTGTGTAAATGGTTCCAGTAGATTATTATATCTAAGAGGAGTGTCAAGATTTTTGTGTATGTTAGATTATTATTGAAGAATGTAAAAGAGAAGGACCAACTGCGGGAATGTTATTCCGTTCTCCTTTCCTCCCCGCGATAATAGCCCAAGGGTCCCCCCAATCTAGCTATGAGCTGTGAGCGTTGAGCGTTGAGCAGGAAGAGGGAAAGATGTTTATTTCCTAAACATTTTTCTATAATTAGTAATTGGCCATTAGTCATTAGTAATTTTGGTGTCGCCTTTAGCCCCATAAAATCATTTTACCTATTTCCTATATAGAGAAAGGTAAATCACCTCACTCAAAAAACCATGTTTGTGCGTGTCCTTATCCCTGTAGTAGAAGGGCGGCCAAGAGATGCCCGTCGGAACAACACGGGTTAGCTAAACAGTCTCTGGCCTGGTACTGTAATTTTGAGGTGTTGAAAGTCGGCGCCTTAGCTGATTATTTGACTTAGTACTACACCTGAAATACCCGGATTAAAGTGATAAGGATCTCTTCAAATCGTTAGTATTGCGTTATATGTGAAAGTAATGTACAATTCTGATCGGAGTGAAAAAGGATGACCAAACAACAAGGTATTCTGGTGATGCATAAACGACATTTGACACTTATGATCATTAGCGTTGCACTGATTTCGATACATTGTGCACAGAATACCGGCTTTTTGCTTGAACCTGGTTACCTTTCACCTTCATTTTCGGGCAGAGATTTAAGTAACTCAGGCATTGTTCTGGCACCTGTTTTGGTTAATAACGGCAGTTTGCGGTCGGGTGGTCTATCGCAGGAACGATTGTTAAAGAGCTTGCAGAGAAGCAGAAAAGACCTTTCGTTACAATCTGCTCACGTATTTGAGAGCAGGCTGGCAAACAATCGTGATTCCACTCTTTTAGAGGAGTTTTATCAAAATCTGTATAAATCTGAATTGTTTTCGATTAAGGGAGCCGATTCAGTATGGTCAAAACTCGATTCTCCGCTGTTACTGGTGTTTAAAATTAGGAGTGGGGTAAATATTCGTACCCTAAACGAAAGTAACAGACGAAGGATTAAAATTGAGGGTGAACTTTGGAAAAGGGACAATGTTGAAGTCGTGTGGCGAGCAACGGTCCGTGGAATCACCCATCAGGGCAGAAAATCCGATAAGGATTTTATAAAGAGTGCCATAGATCATCTGATTGCTTCGATTCCTGCGGTTAAACCCGGCTATGGAGTAGGGGAGTGGTAGTGAAAGAGAGTAGTGAAAAAGTGATAAAGGTGGGCTTTAGAAGAAAGCCCAAAGAGATATTTGATGAGATCGATAAAGTATCTGCCGAGATGGTGCGTCAGGGATGGGCGCTTGTTGATAGCTGTATGGAGGATGGGTTAGGGTTTGTGCATCTTTTTTTTGAAAGGGAAGTGAGTATTTGATATTTTAAAGTAAGACTAATTACGTGGTTTAGTGCACCTTAAATTACAGGGGAGGTAATAAAATGAAGTATGAGATCGAAAGTATTGGCAAATTCAAGATGATTCATATTGTTGGCAACATCGATACGGAAACCAGTACTAAAATTCTTGACGACAAAATATCTGAGCTGATTGAAAAAGGTCATCACCATTTTGTATTTAATCTCGAGAGAACCACCTATTTAGACAGTGCGGGGATAAGCATATTTATACATTGCTTATGTGATGTACAGCAAAATGACGGCTCTGTGTATATAATTGCGGAAGACAACCAGGTTAAAAGAGTTTTAGAGATGGTTGGAATAATTCGTCTTATCGAGACTTATGGTTCTCAGCAGGAATTTGAAAAAGCAGTGGGGATCGCAGAATAATGACTTCGCGAGTAGGTCTTTTGCTGTGTTTATTGTGCCTGATACAGTACAGGTGTTCTGTGACAGGTACCGTTGTGGATCGATCTGATGTATCCACCCGAATAGAAAAAATGCAGCTGGCTAACTATTCAGCATTGAAAATTGTACACGGGGGTGCTTATAGAAAGGTCTCGTTAAACTCCATAAGAATGCTTCAGATAAACGCTGATGAAACATTGTTTTACAATAATCAACTATATCTAAGCGCAGAGCTTACTTTGAGTGACGGTATGGGTCAAAAGAGTGTATTTGTTTGCGTCAATGATGTCCTTACAGGTGATGCTGGTGAGGACACTTTTTTAATACCACTGGAATATATTTCTACTATATCAATAGATTAATATGATATGTAAGTCAAAAAAGAAACAGAAAGGCCTATCTTTACCAATTATTTTTTTAAGTGGAATAATAATAGCCGTGCTTTCTCTGGTTTCTGTTTATTCCATTCGATTTATTATCGCCCGTTATACCCCGTCAATACAAAATGCAGAACGTCTGTATGCTCAGGGGCGCTTGGAAAGTGCACTTTCAGTTTTAGAGAATATGGAGCGAGGCACCAATGCTCAAAGTAGCATAATTAAGGGGAAAATTTACCTTTCAAAACTTCAACGAGAGTTAGAGGAGGAGCAGTGGGGGTTCTATGGAACAGACCCCGATAACTGGCTTCCCTCTCCGCTTGCACAAAAAGCAGAAAACAGTTTTCTTTCTGTACTTGAAACAGATCCGGGCAATAAGGATGCGCTCTTTTTACTCGGAACACTCTATAGCAGGCAGGGGCGTTTTCGAGAAGCTGAAAACAAGTACAACACTATTTTGCGCTATTACCCCGAGGATACCGAAGCGCTTTTCGCGCTTGGAGTGCTATACACACACACTGATAGGTATCAAACGTCTGCGTCAACTCTACAAAAGGCCTGGTCACTGGATACAACCAATCATTTGGTTGCAAAAAAATTGGGGTTTTTATTCCGGTATTATAAAGACGACCCTGAGTCTTCAATGGTTTGGTTCAATCGGTATTTGAATCTTAACCCAAAAGGGGATCTGGATATCAATCATGTTAGAATGGATCTAAAAGATCTCATGAGTCGTTATCCTGAAGTGGTTTTACCGGAGCCTCAGAATTGGAGAACGCAAGGAAGGAAATTTGTTTCGAGGAGATAAATTTACCACTGTAAAAGCATCAGATGTATAGAAAGCCCCGCACCAAATCCTACCAATAGACCCAAGTCTCCACTTTTAACACCAGAATCTAAAATTCGGTCAAGCTGAAACAAAACGGTGGGGGAAGACATGTTACCGTATTCACTAAGAATGTCACGTGTGATTGTTAATTTTTTATTACTTAACGATAACATCTTTTGAAGATTGGAAATAATTTTTTCTCCCCCAGGATGAATTGCCCAGTGATCTATCTGTGATGTAGATAAGCTATTAGAGTTCAGGAAATCTCTGATAAAAGGAGCTACGTTTTCTGCAATAATAGTAGGCAGTTTTGATGACAGTTTATTGTGAAGTTCTCCATTTTTATAGACGAATCTAACATTTTCTCTCTCCTGAGGAATAAAAGTCGAAGCGTGGGAAATTATTTGTGCTCCCTTTGAACTACTACAATTGGATAATACCACACTCGCTGCACCATCCCCAAAGAGTGCATTGGAAATCAAAAGGCTTGGGTCATTTGCCATTTGAAAGGTTGCACTGCATATCTCAACGGCCACACATAGTACCGCTCCATCACAGGTCTTTAGAATAGAGCTACCAAGCTCTATATTGGGAAGAGCTCCTCCGCATCCGGCCCCGAGGAGATCAAAAGCTTTGGTTTGATTATTCAGCTCCAGCTTTTCCATAAGGTAGGTGGAAATTCCGGGGCATAGATAACCGGTACAGGTGTTAACGATAAGAGCTTCTATATCAGTTTTTGAAATTCCTGCAGCGCTAATAGCATTGTTTATTGCCTCACAGGAAAGATTTATGGACCATTTGGTGAATCGTTCAATTCGCTTATCTGGTGATTCATTTTTAAAGGATAGCAGTTCCTTTTCATCATCGGCGGCAAAATATCTTGTCCTGATAGAATCATGAGAGAGAATTTTTTGGATCAAATCGATTGAGCGGGGATTAAGTTCTTCCCCATAGAGATGCTCGATTATTTCGTATGCTCTTTTTTGTTCTAAACACAATGGTGGGGTTGCATTTCCGGTGGCTAATATTTTCGCCGGTGCTTTTGATACGTTATTTGCCATTAGTTGTATCCTACTTATCTGGTGTCAGGTGATTATTCATTTGATATAGAAACAAATTATCCTTTGAATTTTTCAATCAGCATTCCACAGAGATTACCACCAAACGCAAACGATAAATTGATACATTTATCAATTTCAGAGGGCTGTGTATTTTTTACCATCGATACATCTCTGATAGGGGTAGTAAGTCCCGGGCTTCCGTGTAACATTTGGTCCCTTATACTTAAAGCACATACCGCAGCTTCAATTGCTCCGCTTGCACCCAGTGTGTGGCCGGTTAAACCTTTTGTACTGTTAAGGAGCACAGTGTTACCAAATATCTCTTGAATCTTTGCAGACTCTACTTCATCGTTAATCACTGTCCCTGTACCGTGAGTATTTATATAATCGATATCTTGCGGTCTGGTATTTTTCAGAAGGTTTTTGAGGATAGTTTCGATGGTTTTGCCGCCCGGGTCCATAGACATCATGTTGTATGCTTCAAATGATTCACTGAAGTCTTTAATCTCTGCGATAATTGGTGCATTCCTTTTGAGGGCGTGTTCAAGTTCCTCAAGCACAAGCAGGCCTGCTCCTCCTTCACTGAAAAGAAATCCAGAGCGGTTCTTATCAAACGGTGATACATATTCTGAAGGCTTTGATGCTCTACTCAAAGTACCGGTAGAATCGAAAGCTTTAAATACGCCTCCGTAATCATCTGCAAGATAATCACATCCTCCTGAGAGAGCAAGGTCGATTGTGCCGGATTGTATACTCTCAAAGGCCATCCCTATAGCAGTTGCTCCTGAAGAGCAGGCGGTGCAGATTGATTTATTAGGCCCACGTATTGAGTATCGTATCCCCAGTATGTTTGCTACGGCATTGGGCATCATCATGGAAGCAGTATAAGGGTTGAGGCGTGGCGAAGAATCCATAAACCGTAGTGTGTTCACTAATGCTTTACGCACATCATTTGACTGTACCTCTTCGGCAATTTTACGTACTCTTTCTCTGCTTTTATAAAGAACATGGCTGGAATGTGCTTCGATAAGAGAAGTGATTCCCCCGGCACCCGTTCCGGCAAAAACGCCACACTTTTGGCTATCAACTTCCTCTAGTTTGGAAATTTTATATTTTTCATCAATTAAAGTAGGCTTTAAACCTGCTGATTGAAATGCTTCATTTGCAGCTATCAGTGCAAGAATACTGTTTTTATCCAGCTGGAGTAAATCTGTTTTGCTTATTCCCAGACTGGTGAAATCAAATTGGGGTAGTGGAGCCCAAATGTTTGAAGTATAATCACCAAATTCTTTCCAGTAGGAAGGTATTTTCTCTGCTGCGCAATGTTGTTCAAGACAATTGCTCCAGAATTGTTCAGATCCAATACCGTTTGGAGCGATTATTCCCAGACCAGTAATAACGACTCTTTTCATAAGATTTTTTGCTCCGATTTTTCTGTTTTCAGGACATAATTCAAAACATCATCCACTGTAATGAAGTTCTTTGCCGCACTGTCCGGTATTGTTCCAAACTGGTCTTCAAGTGCCAATAAAAGGGATATTATATCCAATGAATCAGCTCCAAGGTCCTCAATGAATTTACTGTCACCCTTTATATTCTCTTCCTTTACCCGAAGCACCTCAGTTATTACTTCTTTTATTTTTGCTGATAGTTCATCTCTTTTCATTTACATCTTCTCCTGAGCATTTTAGGATTAAAGGGTCATAACCACTGTTCTGTACTGTATAGAGAATCTCTTAATGACGCATAATAGGAAAGTGCTCTGAGTTTAAGATCGTTATTAAATGAGACTGTATTAGCTGCAGTTGTTTCACAGAATGAACATTTTTTACAATCTGTAGACGAGCATCCTTTTTGCTTTAATTGCTCCAAGTATCCATCAAGATTTCTGTTGTTGATATAAATTGGGGCATGAATTTTATCGAACTGATGAGGGATAACACTTTCTGCATAGCGCTTGAAGGCCATAATTGTTGAAAATTTAACTCTTCTGGGTAACATAAAAATGCGCAAAGTTTTGAGTCTATCGGCAAGGTTAACCCCCTGTTGCTTTTTTATCAGTGCAACAGGTGCGATAAGCTCGAAGAGGTTACCTTCAAAGTAGCGGTTATTATACGCTTTGACTCTGGAAAGTATCAGTTCAGCCGGAGAACTTCTTTCCACTATTTTAAATGAGTTGTAGCCCAGTGATTCGTAAATGGTAATATCTTCAGGGCGAATCCAAACAGAGCGTATCAGATGAATGGGATTTTTTAACCTGTCAGATGAACAGGAGAGAAAGCAGTGATCAAGACAGAACCCGCCAAGAGAATCGTTGGTCCGTGAACTTTTGGTCAGAATGTGCATATGAGTAAGCTCTCTTGCGCATGAGGGCACACAGCACGCATTTACGATAAGTTGAAGTTCGCAGGTAGTTGCATCGCGAATCGAGATCAGTCGGTCAAAATCACGGTTACAGGATATAGCACTGACACATATACAATCAGCACCCATTTCTTGCCATTGTTTAGCTGAAGCAGCAGTATCTACTTTGGCAAAAACACCCACTTTTGTTCTGAAATGAGGATGAAATTTTTTGATGGTTTCCAGTAAATAGGGAACCGAAACTG
The nucleotide sequence above comes from Chitinispirillales bacterium ANBcel5. Encoded proteins:
- a CDS encoding carboxypeptidase-like regulatory domain-containing protein — its product is MSVTAIKLTICMLCTFCFVSAQNSTINGIITNNETDSPVTEAKVVLTIRTATGYGGVNFFERIDSVFTDETGEYSFTELAAGFYVVAVSGGGYQSQTKSTDLSNNQNSIINFSLTPTSGTSAGTLVLVVRSAGDSSGIEGVTVVVQADDYQADPSSKFTDSDGSVTFSDMIAGSYTINISKEGYSDRSHKIDLGENVTYTVNVYLGQASSVWNSPQTKGRNVGRDQTGTVFTLNGRKAIHSSSGTLPASSSIYIRSYGDERNAVRDLNLR
- a CDS encoding STAS domain-containing protein translates to MKYEIESIGKFKMIHIVGNIDTETSTKILDDKISELIEKGHHHFVFNLERTTYLDSAGISIFIHCLCDVQQNDGSVYIIAEDNQVKRVLEMVGIIRLIETYGSQQEFEKAVGIAE
- a CDS encoding tetratricopeptide repeat protein; this translates as MLSLVSVYSIRFIIARYTPSIQNAERLYAQGRLESALSVLENMERGTNAQSSIIKGKIYLSKLQRELEEEQWGFYGTDPDNWLPSPLAQKAENSFLSVLETDPGNKDALFLLGTLYSRQGRFREAENKYNTILRYYPEDTEALFALGVLYTHTDRYQTSASTLQKAWSLDTTNHLVAKKLGFLFRYYKDDPESSMVWFNRYLNLNPKGDLDINHVRMDLKDLMSRYPEVVLPEPQNWRTQGRKFVSRR
- a CDS encoding type III polyketide synthase; this translates as MANNVSKAPAKILATGNATPPLCLEQKRAYEIIEHLYGEELNPRSIDLIQKILSHDSIRTRYFAADDEKELLSFKNESPDKRIERFTKWSINLSCEAINNAISAAGISKTDIEALIVNTCTGYLCPGISTYLMEKLELNNQTKAFDLLGAGCGGALPNIELGSSILKTCDGAVLCVAVEICSATFQMANDPSLLISNALFGDGAASVVLSNCSSSKGAQIISHASTFIPQERENVRFVYKNGELHNKLSSKLPTIIAENVAPFIRDFLNSNSLSTSQIDHWAIHPGGEKIISNLQKMLSLSNKKLTITRDILSEYGNMSSPTVLFQLDRILDSGVKSGDLGLLVGFGAGLSIHLMLLQW
- a CDS encoding beta-ketoacyl-[acyl-carrier-protein] synthase family protein, which translates into the protein MKRVVITGLGIIAPNGIGSEQFWSNCLEQHCAAEKIPSYWKEFGDYTSNIWAPLPQFDFTSLGISKTDLLQLDKNSILALIAANEAFQSAGLKPTLIDEKYKISKLEEVDSQKCGVFAGTGAGGITSLIEAHSSHVLYKSRERVRKIAEEVQSNDVRKALVNTLRFMDSSPRLNPYTASMMMPNAVANILGIRYSIRGPNKSICTACSSGATAIGMAFESIQSGTIDLALSGGCDYLADDYGGVFKAFDSTGTLSRASKPSEYVSPFDKNRSGFLFSEGGAGLLVLEELEHALKRNAPIIAEIKDFSESFEAYNMMSMDPGGKTIETILKNLLKNTRPQDIDYINTHGTGTVINDEVESAKIQEIFGNTVLLNSTKGLTGHTLGASGAIEAAVCALSIRDQMLHGSPGLTTPIRDVSMVKNTQPSEIDKCINLSFAFGGNLCGMLIEKFKG
- the acpP gene encoding acyl carrier protein — its product is MKRDELSAKIKEVITEVLRVKEENIKGDSKFIEDLGADSLDIISLLLALEDQFGTIPDSAAKNFITVDDVLNYVLKTEKSEQKIL
- a CDS encoding U32 family peptidase → MDLSVAYSFQPNLLKKLAAYPSVKEVYAKLDTDLIGGGRSGYTLKKVNKKTLIKSIEEAKKLKLRFNYLLNAATLDGLEQTRQGQKKIHRFLDFLTECNVDTVTVSVPYLLETIKKFHPHFRTKVGVFAKVDTAASAKQWQEMGADCICVSAISCNRDFDRLISIRDATTCELQLIVNACCVPSCARELTHMHILTKSSRTNDSLGGFCLDHCFLSCSSDRLKNPIHLIRSVWIRPEDITIYESLGYNSFKIVERSSPAELILSRVKAYNNRYFEGNLFELIAPVALIKKQQGVNLADRLKTLRIFMLPRRVKFSTIMAFKRYAESVIPHQFDKIHAPIYINNRNLDGYLEQLKQKGCSSTDCKKCSFCETTAANTVSFNNDLKLRALSYYASLRDSLYSTEQWL